ACAGGCATGGGCATTCTTTCACAAAAACCAGCTAAATCCAAAGGATCAATGGATTCAGGGGAAAGGTGGGCAGTAGATACTACTGTAGCTTGAATAAAGACGATGTCTGCACCTGCTTCGGCTACCGCATCACCATAATTTGCCGCTCCTGCAGGGGTTAAACTAACCGCCGCAATGCCTCCTTTTTCCTTGATTTCAGTAATTCTTTTTTTGATTAATTCAGGTTTTACAGGTTCGCTATACAATTCCTGCATTAAACCCACAAACTCAGACTTACCCACAGAAGCAATACGATCTAAGATGGGATTGGGGTCATCGTAACGGGTTTGGATGCCCTCAAGGTTAAGCACTCCCATGGATCCTAATTCGGAGAGTAAAACTGCCATTTTGACATCAACCACACCATCCATTGCACTAGCAATAATGGGGATTTCCCTTTCAATGCCCCCTAATTCTACTTTTGTATCTGCTAATATAGGGTCTAGGGTTCTCATGCCCGGTACTAAGGCTATTTCGTCTATACCATAAGCTCGACGAGCTGTTTTTCCACGACCAATTACGATTTCCACTTTATATTTATATTTTCTACTATAAGTTATTTGCCTAGATTATCAAATTTTGACATCTTTAGGCAAGATAAAACTCCGCTATAGTAGGGGTGATTCATTCTAAAATTTTTTGGTTAAGGCAGGGAATAGGCAATGGTTTTCAAAAAAACATTGTTAATGAGTAGTGGTAGATTGTAAAATTACTGCGGTTTCCACGTGGGTGGTTTGGGGGAAAAAGTCAGCAGGTTTTACCCTCTCGAGACGATAATCATTATTTTCGCACAACATTTTTAAATCTCGGGCAAGGGTAGCAGGATGACAACTGACATAAACAATTTTACGGGGTTTCATCTTTAATAAAGCCTCTATCACCTCTGGTTGACAACCCTTGCGGGGGGGATCCAAAATTACTACATCTGCATCGGTGGTTAACTCGGGAAAAATCACCTCGGATTTACCTTCCATAAACTTGACATTATCGATGTCATTGATAACGGCATTGTGATTGGCTAATTCTATGGCAATTTTATCAAACTCGATACCGATTACCTTCTGCACTTTTTTGGCAATGGGCAGGGTAAGGGTACCAATACCACAGTATAAATCAATTACCGTCTCATGACCCTGCAAATTTAGCTCATCAATCACCCATGTAAATAAAGATTCAGCGACATTGGTATTGACTTGGAAAAAACTTTCTGTGCGGAGGGTAAAAGTCAACCCTGCAAACTCTTCTTTAAGGTATAGTCTCCCTGCCAAAAGTTCTGTTTCTTCCCCAAAGATAACATTGGTAGGACGGGGATTATAATTTAATGTTACCCCTACCACATTGGCATAACGTTCTAACCATAGGGGGGCTTGTTGTGCCAATTTATAGTTACTGGGTTTGGTGATGACGATAGTAATGAGGATTTCCCCTGTGTTTTTACCAATGCGAAAACAAAGATGTCGGAGGATGCCTTTTTTGGTGTTTTCGTCGTAGATGGGAATACCTAACTCTTGCAAGTCTTGCTTAATTTCTGCCAGGAGGGGGTTAAGTCTTTCGTCTTGAATGGGGCATTGATTGAGGTTAATTATTTGGTGGCTACCTTCTCGATAATATCCTGCTTTGATGTTGCCGTTGTCGGACATTCCTAGGGGATAACTGGCTTTGTTGCGATAGGCTAAGTCTGTGTCTGCCAAAATCTCTTCTACTTCAAATTCTGTAAAACCACCGATACGATTCAGGGTTTCTTTTACTTGGTTGTGTTTTATTTCTAGTTGATGGCCATAGTCGATATGTTGCCATTTACAACCGCCACATTTATCGGCAACGATGCAACGGGGGCGAATGCGGTTGTCGGAAGGGTGGATAATTTTTTCTAGTCTTCCTTGGGCATATTTTTTCTTTACTTTTATTAGTTTAGCTAAGATGCGATCGCCCGTAACCGTATGGGGAACAAATATCACCTGAGAATCTATTTTGCCAACCCCATTACCATCACTGCTAACGTCTTGTATCTCAATCTCTACTAACTCACCTTGTCTAATCATTGAAGCTGTTTTTTACCATTACAATAGTTTGATCATATCAGATAAAAAGTAATGAGTAATGAGTAATGAGTAATATTAAGTTCGGATAAATCATAATCATAGAAGTCCCCCAGAATTGGGGGATTTAGGGGGCGAAAGAGCGATCTTTTTCATAACCGATTACTCGAACTTGATGTAACGGGATATTTGATGATCCAATCTTACATTTTACCTCATACCCGAAACCTAGCACCTTCGATTTCTGATACAATTGAACATTGTCAAATAGATAGTCAATTAGAATATGCGTTTATCTCAGATGTTATGGGTTACTTTACGAGAAGACCCTGCGGAGGCTGAAATTCCTAGTCATAAGCTATTGTTAAGGGCTGGTTTTATTCGCCGTATCGGAAGCGGTGTTTATGCTTATATGCCGTTGATGTGGCGTGTATTACAAAAAGTTTCCCAGATAGTCCGAGAAGAAATGAACGCAACGGGGGCGCTCGAGTGTTTGTTACCCCAAATTCAACCTGCGGATTTGTGGCAGGAGTCGGGGCGTTGGGATACCTACACCAAGGCGGAGGGGATTATGTTTTCTTTGGTGGATAGGCAAAAAAGGGAGTTGGGTTTAGGCCCTACCCATGAGGAAGTGATAACGGCGATCGCCCGTGATATGATCAAGTCATACCGTCAGTTACCCCAACATCTATACCAAATTCAAACCAAATTTAGGGATGAAATTCGCCCCCGTTTTGGCTTGATGCGTGGTCGAGAATTTATCATGAAGGATGGTTATTCGTTCCATACTAGCCCCGAATCCCTCAAGGAAACCTATGCAGATATGGATCGGGCTTACCGTAACATTTTAAGCCGTTGTGGGCTTAGTTTTCGGGCAGTAGAAGCCGATTCGGGAGCCATTGGTGGTTCAGGCTCCCAAGAATTTATGGTATTGGCGGACGCAGGGGAGGATGAAATTTTATACACCGAGGATGGTAAATATGCGGCTAACGTAGAAAAGGCGGTTTCTTTACCTGCGGATGTGGTGGCTTCTCCTTTTAGTAGTTTTGAAAAGAAAGAGACTCCTAACACTGAAACCATTGCCAAGGTAAGCGAATTTTTACAGTGTTCTCCCACTAATATTGTTAAAAATGTTTTATATCAAGGGGTTTACGATTCAGGAAAAACCGTCTTAATTTTAGTCAGTATTAGGGGGGATCAAGATGTTAATGAAGTTAAATTAAATAATGAATTGGTGAAACTCGCTCCTAATTATGATGCTAAAACCATTATTAGTTTAACTGTGCCTGATGAAAATGCTCAACAAAAATGGGCTAGTAAATCTTTACCTTTGGGTTATATCGCCCCTGATTTGGGAGATGATTACATTGCCCCTTCTGCACAGGTGGAGGGTAGTTTTTTACGTTTAGCCGATGAAACTGTCAAGGATTTAACCAACTTCGTTACGGGTAGCAATGAAACAGGTTATCACACCGTAGGCGGAAATTGGGGTAAGGAATTTACTTTACCTACGGTGGTAGATGTTCGTAAAGCGTCTGTGGGCGATCGCAGT
The sequence above is a segment of the Cyanobacterium stanieri PCC 7202 genome. Coding sequences within it:
- a CDS encoding 23S rRNA m(5)U-1939 methyltransferase (PFAM: tRNA (Uracil-5-)-methyltransferase; TRAM domain~TIGRFAM: 23S rRNA (uracil-5-)-methyltransferase RumA~COGs: COG2265 SAM-dependent methyltransferase related to tRNA (uracil-5-)-methyltransferase~InterPro IPR010280:IPR002792:IPR001566~KEGG: cyc:PCC7424_3305 RNA methyltransferase, TrmA family~PFAM: (Uracil-5)-methyltransferase; deoxyribonuclease/rho motif-related TRAM~SPTR: RNA methyltransferase, TrmA family;~TIGRFAM: RNA methyltransferase, TrmA family), with translation MIRQGELVEIEIQDVSSDGNGVGKIDSQVIFVPHTVTGDRILAKLIKVKKKYAQGRLEKIIHPSDNRIRPRCIVADKCGGCKWQHIDYGHQLEIKHNQVKETLNRIGGFTEFEVEEILADTDLAYRNKASYPLGMSDNGNIKAGYYREGSHQIINLNQCPIQDERLNPLLAEIKQDLQELGIPIYDENTKKGILRHLCFRIGKNTGEILITIVITKPSNYKLAQQAPLWLERYANVVGVTLNYNPRPTNVIFGEETELLAGRLYLKEEFAGLTFTLRTESFFQVNTNVAESLFTWVIDELNLQGHETVIDLYCGIGTLTLPIAKKVQKVIGIEFDKIAIELANHNAVINDIDNVKFMEGKSEVIFPELTTDADVVILDPPRKGCQPEVIEALLKMKPRKIVYVSCHPATLARDLKMLCENNDYRLERVKPADFFPQTTHVETAVILQSTTTH
- a CDS encoding prolyl-tRNA synthetase (PFAM: YbaK / prolyl-tRNA synthetases associated domain; Anticodon binding domain; tRNA synthetase class II core domain (G, H, P, S and T)~TIGRFAM: prolyl-tRNA synthetase, family II~COGs: COG0442 Prolyl-tRNA synthetase~InterProIPR002314:IPR007214:IPR004154:IPR006195:IPR 004500:IPR002316~KEGG: cyc:PCC7424_1529 prolyl-tRNA synthetase~PFAM: tRNA synthetase class II (G H P and S); YbaK/prolyl-tRNA synthetase associated region; Anticodon-binding domain protein~SPTR: Prolyl-tRNA synthetase;~TIGRFAM: prolyl-tRNA synthetase); this encodes MRLSQMLWVTLREDPAEAEIPSHKLLLRAGFIRRIGSGVYAYMPLMWRVLQKVSQIVREEMNATGALECLLPQIQPADLWQESGRWDTYTKAEGIMFSLVDRQKRELGLGPTHEEVITAIARDMIKSYRQLPQHLYQIQTKFRDEIRPRFGLMRGREFIMKDGYSFHTSPESLKETYADMDRAYRNILSRCGLSFRAVEADSGAIGGSGSQEFMVLADAGEDEILYTEDGKYAANVEKAVSLPADVVASPFSSFEKKETPNTETIAKVSEFLQCSPTNIVKNVLYQGVYDSGKTVLILVSIRGDQDVNEVKLNNELVKLAPNYDAKTIISLTVPDENAQQKWASKSLPLGYIAPDLGDDYIAPSAQVEGSFLRLADETVKDLTNFVTGSNETGYHTVGGNWGKEFTLPTVVDVRKASVGDRSLHDPTQLLQTARGIEVGHIFQLGTKYSQAMGATYTSEAGKEEPFVMGCYGIGVSRLAQAAVEQSYDKDGIIWPRAIAPYQAIVIIPNISDEQQVKVAEQLYNDLNSAGIDTLLDDRNERAGVKFKDADLVGIPYRVVTGRSLKDGKVEFVKRATKEAQDIPIEDVVQTILND